A region of Bradyrhizobium sp. CCBAU 53351 DNA encodes the following proteins:
- a CDS encoding FAD-binding oxidoreductase, with product MKYDVAIIGGGAIGSAAAYFLKLMAPASDVIVIERDPTYAIASTPRASGGVRRLFALSENIQLSNFSIPFFESFPKTMAIEGVDAEIGFKKNGYLFIVPLSATGMLRQNYDAQRDQGCNVVWLTPDGLKEKFPSMNVSDLGAGVHSPDDGWLDPHSVLMGFRKKSQSLGVKYLADDVVGMDRAAHAVTHARVASGAQIEADQFINCAGAWAKEICKQLGFDVPITPLRRFEHYFETQEPIEPLPYLKDPERLAFRPEGAGYSGGVPTLAEPRGYNFEVDYDYFESVVWPALAHRFPQFERTKCRSTLPGLYDQNDFDGNVIIGPGADGLGNFHMLAGFSGHGLMHAPGCGLAISELILKGRYETLDLTRFGWQRLIDDAPLPERGII from the coding sequence ATGAAATATGATGTCGCAATTATTGGGGGCGGAGCCATCGGTTCCGCGGCTGCCTATTTTCTCAAGCTCATGGCGCCGGCTTCAGATGTCATAGTGATAGAGCGCGATCCGACCTATGCGATAGCCTCGACGCCACGGGCGTCTGGTGGCGTCCGACGTCTTTTCGCGCTTTCCGAGAATATCCAGCTTTCAAATTTCTCAATCCCCTTCTTTGAGTCATTTCCGAAGACGATGGCGATCGAAGGCGTGGATGCCGAGATCGGCTTTAAGAAAAATGGCTACCTCTTCATCGTGCCCCTTAGTGCGACGGGGATGTTGCGTCAAAATTACGACGCTCAACGAGATCAAGGTTGCAATGTCGTATGGCTGACGCCGGACGGTCTGAAAGAGAAATTCCCTTCGATGAACGTTTCGGACCTTGGCGCCGGCGTCCATTCTCCCGATGACGGCTGGCTGGATCCGCATAGTGTGCTGATGGGTTTTCGTAAGAAATCGCAATCTCTCGGCGTCAAATATCTTGCCGACGATGTGGTGGGGATGGACCGCGCCGCTCATGCTGTAACGCATGCCCGAGTGGCATCCGGCGCTCAGATTGAAGCGGATCAATTCATCAATTGCGCAGGAGCGTGGGCAAAGGAAATCTGCAAGCAACTGGGGTTCGATGTTCCAATCACCCCGCTGCGGCGTTTCGAACATTACTTCGAAACGCAAGAACCCATCGAGCCGCTGCCTTACCTCAAAGACCCCGAAAGATTAGCTTTCCGTCCCGAAGGCGCCGGCTATTCAGGCGGTGTTCCGACGCTCGCGGAACCGCGGGGCTATAATTTCGAGGTCGACTACGACTATTTCGAATCAGTTGTGTGGCCAGCATTGGCGCACCGTTTCCCGCAGTTCGAACGGACGAAATGCCGTTCAACTTTGCCGGGTCTCTATGATCAGAACGACTTCGACGGCAATGTCATCATCGGGCCGGGGGCCGATGGTCTGGGCAATTTCCACATGCTGGCGGGCTTCTCAGGTCACGGCCTGATGCATGCGCCCGGCTGTGGTCTGGCGATTTCCGAACTTATCCTGAAGGGACGATACGAAACGCTGGATTTAACTCGTTTCGGTTGGCAGCGACTGATCGACGACGCCCCTCTGCCCGAGCGCGGCATCATATAG
- a CDS encoding FAD-binding oxidoreductase, translating into MASVKSAEVAIIGSGTIGIAVAYYLAKHHGITDIALIDQGPPMAFTSAQSGENYRNWWTHPLMVRLSDRSIQLMEDIARESGNRLNMTRRGYVLASRKTDASELIEGLRFSLGAEFDEQVRIHEGTTSRSYQRPADADWTLAPRGFDLLRNPELIQSLFPNYDRDLRTILHVRQAGDISGQQMGAFMLEYTGSVGAHRMQGMVDGIRAEREGGFTIAFKDEGTSKTLRAVKLINCAGPFANDIAAMLDVELPLFNVMQQKIAFEDVHKVIPRDMPFSIDLDDQMINWTEEEASLLRASADTAWLTQPMTGAIHCRPDGGDGGSWLRLGWAYNERAQVNATWDVPLDDRFPEIVLRGASRLNPGLRTYIGRLTRGLHHYSGWYTRTHDNWPLVGPMGPEGSYMCVGLSGFGTMMACAVGEQTAAWVADKPLPGSAVFTMDRFTDPSLIPDLGSVGAGLL; encoded by the coding sequence ATGGCGAGCGTGAAAAGCGCCGAGGTCGCTATCATCGGGTCCGGTACGATTGGTATCGCGGTCGCCTACTATCTGGCCAAACACCACGGCATCACTGATATCGCGCTCATCGACCAAGGCCCTCCGATGGCCTTCACGTCCGCTCAGTCTGGCGAGAATTATCGAAATTGGTGGACCCATCCACTGATGGTTCGTCTCTCTGATCGTTCCATCCAGCTCATGGAAGACATCGCGCGAGAGTCGGGCAATCGGCTGAACATGACTCGACGCGGATATGTCTTGGCGTCGCGAAAGACAGATGCCTCCGAGCTGATCGAGGGATTGCGCTTCAGCTTGGGTGCGGAATTCGATGAGCAGGTACGGATCCATGAGGGTACCACGAGCCGCAGTTATCAACGACCCGCAGACGCTGACTGGACGCTGGCGCCACGAGGCTTCGATCTGCTTCGCAATCCCGAGCTGATCCAATCGCTGTTTCCCAATTATGATCGCGACCTGCGAACAATCCTGCATGTACGCCAAGCCGGCGACATTTCGGGGCAGCAGATGGGAGCCTTCATGCTGGAATACACGGGCAGCGTCGGCGCGCACCGCATGCAGGGCATGGTCGACGGCATTAGGGCGGAGCGAGAAGGCGGGTTTACTATCGCTTTTAAGGACGAGGGGACCTCTAAGACTCTCCGAGCGGTCAAGCTAATTAACTGTGCGGGTCCCTTTGCGAACGACATTGCCGCCATGCTCGACGTCGAGTTGCCCCTATTCAATGTGATGCAGCAGAAAATCGCCTTCGAGGATGTTCACAAGGTCATTCCTCGGGACATGCCGTTTTCGATCGACCTCGATGATCAAATGATCAATTGGACGGAAGAAGAAGCTAGCCTGCTTCGGGCCAGTGCAGACACTGCCTGGCTCACACAACCAATGACCGGCGCAATTCATTGCCGTCCCGACGGAGGAGACGGCGGCAGCTGGCTACGGCTCGGATGGGCCTACAACGAGAGGGCGCAGGTAAACGCGACCTGGGACGTTCCGCTGGACGACCGCTTTCCCGAAATTGTGCTTCGAGGGGCTTCGAGGCTCAACCCCGGACTCAGGACCTATATCGGACGGCTGACGCGCGGTCTGCATCATTATAGCGGCTGGTATACGCGGACCCACGACAATTGGCCGCTGGTCGGGCCCATGGGACCGGAAGGCTCCTATATGTGCGTCGGTCTTTCCGGCTTTGGCACGATGATGGCTTGCGCTGTCGGAGAGCAAACGGCCGCATGGGTTGCGGATAAGCCGTTGCCCGGATCGGCTGTCTTCACAATGGACAGGTTCACGGATCCTTCGTTGATCCCTGATCTGGGCTCGGTGGGCGCGGGGCTGCTTTGA
- a CDS encoding amidase, protein MSDSHTLPLGDVAFATIGELSRALATKQVTSLEITERFLARIAKFDPQLHAFVAIYADSARVAAKTADARRAGGNALHMLDGIPFAVKDLFDVKGRPTRAGSLATASTPAENTAHAVQRLLDRGMVLIGKTHTVEFAFGGWGCNPVCGTPVNPWDTSVARVPGGSSSGSGVAVAAGLVPVALGTDTGGSIRTPASLCGIVGHKSTLGLVGRGGVFPLAPTFDTVGPLARSIRDAALVLDALQGRDPQDPSTYGIGRINPLGELTAGVEGLILRAPTDSQLKFVDPRIMDLFHKALGDLKRLGAHIDVRPMPRSHEEYAAHASGITGTEGWNGLSQYIEGLDSRVDRLIAQRMRKSSGISARDYFGLLTTRREMQVEFDRYLEGAAAFLLPSAPIVTPEIEGAHEQTAPFGLLARIANLMDLAAISIPMGLAALMPVGLQITVRRFGDATAFRIAQAFDRERGGAVAIPPGYI, encoded by the coding sequence ATGAGTGACAGCCATACATTGCCCCTTGGTGACGTCGCGTTCGCTACGATCGGGGAGCTTTCGCGCGCATTGGCCACCAAGCAGGTCACGTCGCTCGAGATCACGGAGCGTTTTCTGGCGCGGATTGCGAAGTTCGACCCGCAGCTCCATGCCTTCGTCGCAATCTACGCGGATTCGGCTCGCGTAGCTGCCAAGACCGCCGATGCACGGCGTGCGGGCGGCAACGCTTTGCATATGCTGGACGGGATACCTTTCGCGGTCAAAGATCTATTTGATGTCAAGGGGAGACCGACCCGGGCCGGATCGCTTGCGACCGCATCGACCCCTGCGGAGAACACAGCCCACGCTGTTCAGCGCCTCCTCGATCGAGGAATGGTTCTCATCGGGAAAACGCACACCGTTGAATTCGCTTTTGGTGGTTGGGGGTGCAATCCCGTCTGCGGTACGCCGGTGAATCCCTGGGATACCTCGGTTGCGAGAGTACCCGGCGGATCATCCAGCGGATCGGGAGTCGCGGTCGCGGCGGGGCTCGTGCCGGTTGCGCTCGGGACCGATACCGGCGGCTCAATTCGTACCCCCGCATCGCTTTGTGGAATTGTTGGCCACAAGAGTACGCTCGGCTTGGTCGGCCGGGGCGGCGTCTTTCCATTGGCGCCGACATTTGACACTGTGGGTCCGTTGGCCCGCAGCATCCGGGATGCCGCGTTGGTACTCGATGCCTTGCAAGGGCGGGATCCCCAGGATCCCTCGACCTACGGAATTGGGCGCATAAATCCTCTTGGCGAGTTAACGGCTGGCGTCGAGGGCTTGATCTTGCGAGCGCCAACTGACTCTCAGCTCAAATTCGTCGACCCCCGAATTATGGACCTTTTCCATAAGGCACTGGGCGACCTCAAGAGACTAGGCGCTCACATAGATGTGCGTCCCATGCCTCGGAGTCACGAAGAATATGCGGCTCACGCATCCGGTATCACGGGGACCGAAGGCTGGAATGGGCTATCGCAATACATCGAGGGGCTCGACAGTCGAGTTGATCGTTTGATAGCGCAGCGAATGCGCAAAAGCAGTGGCATCAGCGCGAGGGACTATTTCGGCCTGCTTACAACCCGCCGCGAAATGCAGGTGGAATTCGATCGTTATCTGGAAGGCGCAGCAGCGTTTCTCTTGCCCTCGGCTCCGATCGTGACTCCAGAGATCGAGGGGGCGCACGAGCAAACCGCACCTTTTGGTCTCCTCGCCCGTATAGCCAATCTAATGGACTTGGCCGCTATATCGATACCCATGGGGCTCGCAGCCCTTATGCCGGTAGGTCTGCAAATTACCGTCCGCCGTTTTGGTGATGCAACGGCCTTCCGGATTGCGCAAGCGTTTGACCGCGAACGAGGGGGCGCCGTAGCAATCCCTCCCGGATACATATGA
- a CDS encoding thiamine pyrophosphate-binding protein, with protein sequence MSDEQAAALSPESVVAQMKQNGVSHVVWLPDSETNWLFLKMQEEQSLSLVGVAREGHACSIAAGLFAGGAKPIVLVQNTGMMESGDSMRGWLLNLNVPVVFLVGYRGYTRHGVNHDSAAEYTERFLLAFGIKFYMVESNADADRISLAFTESELTQRPVVVLIADEFHGFN encoded by the coding sequence ATGAGTGACGAGCAAGCCGCGGCACTGAGTCCCGAATCGGTCGTTGCGCAAATGAAGCAAAACGGCGTGTCGCATGTTGTTTGGCTGCCAGATAGCGAGACGAACTGGCTGTTCTTGAAAATGCAGGAGGAGCAATCGCTGAGCTTGGTCGGCGTCGCCCGCGAAGGGCATGCCTGCTCAATAGCGGCCGGACTTTTCGCAGGAGGAGCAAAGCCGATCGTGTTGGTGCAGAATACCGGCATGATGGAATCGGGAGATTCCATGCGCGGCTGGCTGCTCAATCTGAACGTTCCGGTCGTCTTCTTGGTTGGTTACCGCGGTTACACGCGGCACGGCGTCAATCACGATAGCGCGGCCGAATATACAGAACGCTTCCTGCTCGCTTTCGGAATCAAGTTCTACATGGTGGAAAGTAATGCGGACGCCGATCGCATCTCGCTCGCTTTCACCGAGTCTGAACTAACTCAGCGCCCAGTCGTCGTACTGATCGCCGACGAATTTCACGGTTTTAATTGA
- a CDS encoding thiamine pyrophosphate-dependent enzyme yields MIYTKDLVHAFAPHRRNALVVSGRSGQYWLDISEGGADLPVGDPSMGGHAGFSFGLALAQPEKPVVVFDSEGDLLMNLSILTTIAEKAPRNYYYFLMDNECYATTGGQPVPNAKNVAYDLVARGCGINRTYFFDDLATYTAALPEILAKDGPVFVWNKIHPEIENRPPGQRAPWRKRSPAKVVADTRKFLGVTR; encoded by the coding sequence ATGATTTACACAAAAGATCTTGTCCACGCTTTCGCACCTCATCGCAGGAATGCGCTCGTCGTCTCGGGTCGCTCGGGTCAATATTGGTTGGACATCAGCGAAGGAGGTGCGGACCTTCCAGTCGGTGATCCTTCCATGGGCGGTCATGCCGGCTTTAGTTTTGGGCTCGCATTGGCCCAACCTGAGAAGCCGGTAGTCGTTTTCGATTCTGAGGGCGATCTACTAATGAACCTCAGCATCTTGACAACGATCGCCGAAAAGGCGCCTCGAAACTACTACTACTTCTTGATGGACAACGAATGCTATGCCACAACTGGTGGACAGCCCGTACCGAACGCGAAGAACGTTGCTTATGACCTTGTGGCTCGCGGATGTGGCATCAATCGCACTTATTTTTTCGATGATCTAGCCACATATACTGCCGCCCTGCCAGAAATCCTGGCGAAGGACGGGCCCGTCTTCGTCTGGAATAAGATCCACCCAGAAATCGAAAACCGTCCGCCAGGTCAGCGCGCGCCGTGGCGTAAGCGTAGTCCGGCAAAAGTGGTGGCCGACACACGAAAATTCCTCGGAGTGACCCGATGA
- a CDS encoding NAD-dependent succinate-semialdehyde dehydrogenase, whose translation MTGHTPIRLFIGGKWIERNGAPILNPANEAVLGIVPMAREADLAAAVDAATNGFNVWSLTSAARRSEIIRQAAANLRANADVVARDITLEQGKPLRDAQTEVRRACQVLEWDAEEGRRLYGRTIPSEPGYRNTVQLYPIGPVAAFSPWNYPLSSVARKVGGALSAGCSLVLKASEETPAAAVHLAEAFVKAGLPDGVLNLVFGIPADISRYLIGHPSIRLVAFTGSVPVGKGLAAQAGMHMKPCIMELGGHAPVIICDDVDPLDSASRSVAAKASNSGQICTSPTRWFVHDSIYGEFVNNMGEAARKIEVGNGLDPATQMGPVANSRRLAAIQELVSEAIAKGARLVAGGERIKNNGYYWPLTVLADVPADARIMKEEPFGPVALVNSVTSLPDAIKRANELPYGLAGYAMTHSADYAGYIADHMQVGNLAINHFTSSLPETPFGGTKDSGYAREGGAEGLLNYTIVRSISFLAGPPRNSVPAHR comes from the coding sequence ATGACTGGGCACACCCCAATAAGGCTGTTTATCGGTGGAAAATGGATCGAACGTAACGGCGCTCCGATATTGAACCCCGCAAACGAAGCCGTGCTGGGGATCGTTCCTATGGCAAGGGAGGCCGATCTTGCCGCTGCCGTCGATGCTGCAACGAACGGCTTCAACGTTTGGTCACTGACCTCAGCGGCCCGGCGATCCGAGATAATTCGTCAAGCCGCGGCGAACCTGCGTGCGAATGCCGATGTGGTGGCCCGCGATATCACTCTGGAGCAAGGCAAGCCGCTACGCGACGCGCAGACCGAAGTTCGGCGGGCATGTCAGGTGTTGGAATGGGATGCGGAAGAAGGACGCCGACTTTACGGCAGGACCATTCCGTCCGAGCCCGGGTATCGAAACACCGTGCAACTCTATCCGATTGGCCCTGTAGCGGCCTTTAGTCCTTGGAACTATCCCTTAAGTTCAGTCGCCCGGAAGGTTGGCGGTGCGCTATCGGCAGGCTGCAGTCTCGTCCTGAAAGCTTCTGAGGAAACACCGGCGGCTGCCGTGCATCTGGCGGAAGCCTTTGTGAAAGCCGGACTGCCAGATGGCGTGTTGAATTTGGTATTCGGCATTCCCGCAGATATCTCGCGCTATTTGATAGGACACCCGTCAATCAGACTGGTTGCGTTTACTGGCTCCGTTCCAGTTGGCAAGGGACTTGCCGCGCAAGCCGGAATGCATATGAAGCCCTGCATTATGGAATTGGGCGGGCATGCGCCGGTCATAATTTGTGACGATGTCGATCCGCTCGATTCAGCGAGCAGGTCGGTTGCCGCTAAAGCCAGCAACTCGGGCCAAATCTGTACATCACCGACACGCTGGTTCGTCCACGACTCCATTTATGGAGAGTTTGTCAACAACATGGGCGAGGCGGCTCGAAAAATTGAGGTCGGCAATGGCCTCGATCCGGCCACGCAGATGGGGCCCGTAGCCAATTCACGGCGCCTTGCTGCGATACAGGAACTCGTCAGCGAGGCGATCGCGAAAGGTGCCAGGCTTGTTGCCGGTGGGGAGCGCATCAAGAATAACGGCTACTATTGGCCTCTTACGGTATTGGCCGACGTGCCCGCGGATGCGCGTATTATGAAGGAAGAACCGTTTGGCCCAGTCGCACTCGTAAATTCGGTTACTTCGCTGCCAGACGCGATCAAGCGCGCCAACGAACTGCCCTATGGGCTTGCGGGTTACGCGATGACTCATTCGGCTGACTACGCCGGCTACATCGCCGACCACATGCAGGTCGGAAACCTTGCGATCAATCACTTCACGTCATCGCTGCCGGAGACGCCTTTTGGGGGAACAAAGGACTCGGGGTATGCGCGTGAGGGTGGGGCTGAGGGGTTGTTGAACTACACGATTGTACGCAGCATTTCATTCCTGGCGGGACCGCCCCGCAACTCAGTTCCTGCGCATCGTTAG
- a CDS encoding ABC transporter ATP-binding protein, whose translation MKLKIENLSKRYGAFDALKPTSLDVAEGEFLTLLGPSGSGKTTLLTMIAGLTPPNSGEIYINGRRATNEPAFYRDIGMVFQNYALFPHLSIAENLAFPLRMRKMPEADIRDRVKSMLEIISLPHVAERVPKELSGGQQQRVALARAMVYRPSIVLMDEPLGALDKNLREQMQIEIKHLHKRLKTTIIYVTHDQEEALAMSDRICLMNGGEIEQLAPPNEIYDRPSTVFAANFIGQSNIMAAGEVSDASGNVTPMQAGTRLMVRPEYVRVNADVVPAHHRTEATFIERINIGPTTRYFFKSASDRVLSALVLNAQAPHDIENGQRCILSWAASRSVEIKDVGT comes from the coding sequence ATGAAGCTCAAGATCGAAAACCTCTCGAAACGGTACGGTGCGTTCGACGCTTTGAAGCCGACGTCTCTCGATGTGGCCGAAGGAGAATTTCTGACTCTATTGGGCCCTTCTGGCTCCGGAAAGACGACGCTCCTAACCATGATCGCCGGACTAACCCCTCCAAACTCCGGCGAGATCTACATCAACGGTCGTCGAGCTACCAACGAGCCCGCGTTTTATCGGGATATTGGCATGGTCTTTCAGAACTATGCCTTGTTTCCTCATTTGAGTATCGCGGAAAACCTCGCATTTCCGCTGCGCATGCGGAAGATGCCGGAGGCTGATATACGCGACCGGGTAAAGTCGATGTTGGAGATCATCAGCTTACCTCACGTTGCCGAGCGTGTGCCCAAGGAGCTATCGGGTGGTCAGCAACAACGCGTGGCTCTCGCACGCGCAATGGTCTACCGGCCGTCGATCGTACTGATGGACGAACCTTTGGGCGCGCTGGATAAGAACTTGCGCGAGCAGATGCAGATCGAAATCAAGCATCTGCATAAGCGATTAAAGACGACCATCATCTACGTGACCCACGACCAAGAAGAAGCGTTGGCCATGTCAGATCGGATCTGTCTGATGAACGGTGGCGAGATCGAGCAACTGGCACCACCGAACGAAATTTACGATCGCCCCTCGACGGTCTTCGCCGCTAACTTCATCGGACAGTCCAATATCATGGCGGCTGGCGAAGTGAGCGATGCAAGCGGCAACGTGACGCCCATGCAGGCGGGAACGCGACTGATGGTTCGACCTGAATACGTTCGCGTCAACGCCGACGTCGTTCCCGCGCACCACCGGACCGAAGCGACGTTTATTGAGCGCATCAATATTGGGCCGACAACCCGGTACTTCTTCAAGTCGGCGTCCGATCGCGTCCTTTCAGCCCTTGTTCTGAATGCACAGGCTCCTCACGATATCGAGAACGGTCAACGTTGCATCTTGAGCTGGGCCGCCTCCCGGTCGGTAGAAATAAAGGATGTAGGAACGTGA
- a CDS encoding ABC transporter permease subunit: MTDRTTIPGSWPRSDRRLPLSELLARWPFLQIAPLLTFLSVVFVLPVGGILVLSLFDAHGALTLENFSRVFKTNLYVSVLVRTIQTAAWATGICLTLGYPVAYALSKANAGVRAAILTSVLVPLWTSFLIRNLSLIIIFGRRGLINVTGLKLSWLDHSIAFLYNWNGVMIGLSSSLLPLAIITMYSVMEGIEPNLEKAASTLGARPSHGFWRVYFPLSLPGVAAGGILIFVSALGFFITPQLLGSPRETMIAQLIIEQVTEVLHWNFAAAISAMLLLATLISFFLFDRVVGMHILTGEEGDQHPSRLNRMLRRGGMKLINGISWITASFGLVAEKLTGRTVKLRQRVSRPILSMVSLAIALFLILPIFCIVPISFSNSLLFGWPPQGFSLRWYTSVLSSPIWVLAFWRSVGIAAITSLMAIAIAIPAALFLVRQKTRAKFLIILLLTIPIFLPHIITAVALFYAYARFGLIGTWVGLIMGHMVFALPYATMSLMAVLKNYNRSLDYAAWTMGASKFKTFRYIMLPIIKPGVYGAFLFAFIQSFDEVTISLFVTGGSFTTLPKQLYQQAVYGASPELAAVSTLLLALILGFMLIANSVGGTSRRV, encoded by the coding sequence GTGACAGATCGGACGACCATCCCGGGATCATGGCCGCGATCAGATCGGCGCCTACCTCTGAGCGAATTGCTAGCGCGCTGGCCGTTTCTTCAGATAGCACCGCTGCTGACGTTTCTATCCGTCGTATTTGTACTGCCTGTCGGCGGAATTCTTGTTCTCAGCCTCTTTGACGCTCACGGTGCGCTGACGCTAGAGAATTTTTCGCGAGTATTTAAGACCAATCTATACGTTAGCGTGCTCGTGCGAACGATTCAAACCGCTGCTTGGGCCACCGGGATCTGCCTGACGCTCGGTTACCCCGTTGCATATGCACTCTCCAAAGCAAATGCAGGGGTTCGAGCAGCAATCCTGACGTCCGTTCTGGTGCCGCTTTGGACTAGCTTTCTGATCCGCAATCTGTCACTGATTATTATCTTCGGTCGCCGCGGTTTGATCAACGTAACCGGCTTGAAGTTGAGCTGGCTCGATCATTCGATCGCCTTCCTCTACAACTGGAACGGCGTGATGATCGGCCTGAGCAGCTCGCTTTTGCCTTTGGCGATTATTACGATGTACTCCGTAATGGAGGGCATCGAGCCGAACTTGGAAAAAGCGGCGAGCACGCTGGGTGCCCGCCCCTCCCATGGTTTTTGGCGGGTCTATTTTCCTCTGTCGTTACCGGGAGTGGCGGCCGGCGGTATCTTGATCTTTGTGAGTGCTCTTGGGTTTTTCATCACGCCGCAGCTGCTCGGGAGTCCTCGGGAAACGATGATCGCTCAATTGATCATCGAACAAGTTACCGAGGTGTTGCACTGGAACTTCGCTGCGGCGATATCCGCCATGCTGTTGCTGGCAACACTTATTTCCTTCTTTCTGTTTGATCGGGTGGTTGGAATGCACATTCTGACCGGAGAAGAGGGCGACCAGCATCCGTCGAGACTGAACCGAATGCTCCGCCGTGGCGGAATGAAACTAATCAACGGAATTTCATGGATTACCGCCAGCTTCGGATTGGTCGCCGAAAAACTGACGGGACGGACGGTGAAGCTCAGGCAAAGGGTGAGTAGACCCATTCTGTCGATGGTTTCGCTGGCAATTGCGTTGTTCTTGATACTTCCGATCTTCTGTATCGTTCCGATTTCATTCTCTAACAGCCTTCTGTTCGGCTGGCCGCCCCAGGGTTTCTCACTCCGATGGTACACGTCGGTCCTTAGCTCACCAATCTGGGTATTGGCTTTCTGGCGATCGGTTGGCATCGCCGCCATCACCAGCTTGATGGCCATTGCCATCGCTATTCCGGCGGCACTATTTCTCGTTCGTCAAAAGACGAGGGCAAAGTTCCTGATAATTCTGCTGCTGACCATTCCGATTTTTCTGCCTCATATCATCACGGCGGTCGCGCTGTTCTACGCTTATGCCCGCTTCGGGCTGATTGGCACATGGGTCGGATTGATCATGGGGCATATGGTGTTTGCGCTGCCCTATGCCACGATGTCACTGATGGCCGTGCTCAAAAATTACAATCGTTCGTTGGACTATGCCGCATGGACGATGGGCGCGTCAAAATTCAAGACCTTCCGATATATCATGCTGCCGATCATCAAGCCTGGAGTTTATGGCGCGTTTCTTTTCGCATTCATCCAGTCGTTTGACGAAGTGACGATTTCTCTGTTTGTCACGGGAGGCAGCTTCACCACGCTTCCGAAGCAGCTATACCAACAGGCAGTGTACGGGGCGTCACCGGAGTTGGCAGCAGTGTCGACGCTACTCCTGGCGTTAATTCTCGGATTTATGCTCATAGCCAATTCCGTTGGCGGGACGTCCAGACGCGTGTAG
- a CDS encoding extracellular solute-binding protein — translation MNRRQFVKIAALSGATFPLPAIVGRASAAGETLYVADAGGAYTESYKKVIYTPFTASTGIDVVPVVRPAQALAQMKTMVETQNYTFDVHGAAGLDEGVRYDAEGLSERIELPRSIYDDLPDSIRNVPGFYPDSVAAFATVYRPLATKRDLKRVADIWDMSIPGVRSLRTGGRDNIEWALRADGVPAGPAIINELKTKAGWERAFRKLDEIKPKILTWWSTAPQSAQLLQAQEIDITATYANRAATLIRQGENLKVLWNEGYYTAYGYVIPKGNPKVHLVQKLIEFSLDPKRQAALASELMQGSASKSAFEFIDKKVLEYVPTQPDNFKQMVPLDVAFWGENLTKSNELFNQWLVK, via the coding sequence ATGAATAGAAGGCAATTCGTCAAGATAGCTGCGCTATCCGGCGCGACTTTCCCACTACCCGCCATCGTCGGACGCGCATCGGCGGCCGGTGAGACCCTCTATGTTGCGGATGCGGGCGGTGCGTACACCGAGTCCTACAAGAAGGTTATCTATACGCCCTTTACTGCAAGCACGGGAATTGATGTCGTTCCGGTCGTTCGGCCAGCCCAAGCGCTGGCTCAGATGAAGACCATGGTGGAAACGCAGAACTATACGTTCGATGTGCATGGGGCCGCCGGTCTCGATGAAGGTGTCCGCTACGATGCTGAGGGGCTCAGCGAACGAATTGAGTTGCCGAGGTCAATATATGACGACCTTCCTGACTCCATCAGAAATGTTCCGGGCTTCTATCCGGACTCCGTTGCAGCGTTTGCGACGGTATATCGGCCGTTAGCGACAAAACGGGATCTGAAACGAGTTGCCGATATTTGGGACATGTCCATTCCGGGAGTTCGCTCGCTGCGTACTGGCGGTCGCGACAACATAGAATGGGCGCTTCGAGCGGATGGCGTTCCCGCGGGACCGGCCATTATCAATGAGCTGAAAACAAAAGCCGGGTGGGAGCGCGCATTTCGAAAATTGGATGAGATCAAACCGAAAATCCTGACTTGGTGGAGTACGGCCCCACAAAGCGCTCAGCTTCTGCAAGCTCAGGAGATCGATATTACAGCGACGTATGCGAACCGGGCTGCAACGCTGATCCGGCAAGGTGAGAACCTCAAAGTGCTTTGGAACGAAGGTTATTACACTGCCTATGGGTACGTCATCCCAAAAGGCAATCCAAAGGTCCATTTGGTGCAGAAGCTCATCGAGTTCTCATTGGATCCGAAGCGTCAAGCCGCGCTTGCTTCCGAGTTGATGCAAGGAAGCGCCTCGAAAAGTGCCTTCGAATTTATCGACAAGAAGGTGCTCGAGTACGTCCCGACGCAACCAGATAATTTCAAGCAGATGGTCCCGTTGGACGTGGCTTTTTGGGGAGAGAATCTCACGAAATCGAATGAGCTGTTCAATCAGTGGCTTGTGAAATGA